Within Nocardia terpenica, the genomic segment GCACTGCCACCAAGCCGCTGCGCCGGTCGCTACGCGCATTGGTGGAAGGGCCATTCGGCGAGATTTTCAACGGCCACACCTCAGTGGTTCTCGATCCGGGTAGCCCTGCCGTCTGCATCGATGTGTCGCACATCCCCGAGGGTGACACAAAGCTGCTGGCGGCGGTCTTGCTGGTGTGTTGGTCCGACGGGTTCGGCGCGATACACGCGGCGCACACCCTCGCGGATGCGGGATTGGCCCCCAAGCGGATCTTTCATGTTGTCATGGACGAGATTTGGCGAGTTCTCGGTGTGGGCGATTTCATGGTGGACAGAGTCGATAGCCTCACCCGGCTGAATCGAACCTTGGCCACATCGCTGATCATGTGCTCCCACACGATCAAAGACCTCGGCGCATTCGACTCCCAAGCCTCGGTGAACAAGGCGCTCGGCTTTCTGGAACGCGCACGCGCCAAGGTTATCGGGCCGGTCGGCCCCGACGAAGTCGAACGACTTCGCGCGGTCATGTCATTCACGGTGACCGAAAAACTACTCGTTAATTCGTGGGCCGCGCCGCGCCCACCAACAGACAACACCAACAGAAGCAGCGGCGGCGGGCTCGAAACACCCGCAGGCGCAGGATGTTTCCTACTGAAGACCGGTGAAGACAATTCGCCCGGAATTCCGTTCCGCATGACATTCACGCCCACCGAACGGGCCAGCGGAATCCACAACACCAATAAGAGGTTTGACGGAATCAATTCCGCCGCATAGAGAAAACGCGGAAACCCGTTCTGGGGCGTTATCCTTCGTTGCGTCTTGACAGGCAGGTGATGTCATGGACAACTCAAAAGCCTTACTCGCTGCTGCGCTGACAATACCACTACTCATTGTCATCACGCTATTCGTTGTTTTCGGCGCGGATTTCGATGGCGGCTGCACCAGTTCAACACCTCAACCGGCCAGCGTCGTCACGGGATTGGACCGGCTCACACCACGACAGCAACAAATCGCTGCAATCATCATCGGGCGCGGTCAACTCCGCAAGCTCCCGTCCAAGGCGCTGGTAATCGCTGTCGCGGTCGGACAGGACGAGTCGAACCTGCTCAATCTGGCCAATCCCAGTGTGCCCGAATCAATGTCGCTGCCCAACGACGGAATGGGCCACGATCACGCCAGTGTCGGCGTGTTCCAACAACAACCGTGGTGGGGCTCCATCCCGGACCTGATGAACCCCGCCGTGGCCAGCGACAAGTTCTATGACGCCCTGTTGAAAGTCCCTGACTGGCAAGCGATGCCAGTTGCCACGGCTGCGGCCACTGTTCAACGCAACCTCAACGGCGCGGCCGACTACGCCCGATACGAGGCCGCTGCCTCCCAGATCGTCACTCGAATCGCACCGGCTCTGGCCCCGGTGAACGACATGGCCGCGTGTGCCGCGTTCGGGTCATCGGCGATCGGCCGCAGGATCGCAGCCGCGGCGGCGTCCCAAATCGGCGTCACCTACGCCTGGGGAGGCGGCGACATCACCGGCCCGACCCAAGGCAAGCACGACTACGGCCCAGCAGACCGATTCGGCGACTACCTCAAAATCGGCTGGGACTGTTCTGGATTGACGCAATGGTCGGTGTTTCAGGCCACCAGGAAGGCCATCGCTCGAACCAGCGAAGCCCAGTCGGCGGGCGGTACGCCCATCGATCCAGCATCCGCCCAACCAGGAGACCTCGTGTTCTTCGGTGGCACCGCAACCGCCCACCACGTCGGGGTCTACCTCGGAAAAGGGCTGATGGTCGACGCCCCGCAATCGGGCGAGAAAGTCCGGCAAGAGCCAGTCGCCGGATTCGGCGGACCTGTCACCTACCGCAGATACGGCTGAACACCAAAACGTTCGTCAGAACCTGCACGTGACCAGAGGAGCAATCAGCTTGTTGCACAACATAACTCATGGCTTCGATTACTGTCGCGCCGAAATTGCCGCCGCAGGGGGCCGTCCCAACCGGCGAGGCGGATCTCGATGACCGCCTCCACAGAATCGGGAACCTCATTTGAGCTGATACATCAAGCGTTGCTCGCCGTAAGCGGACAACCGGCGAGCGAGGGTGCCTGGACCACCTTCCTATGCCCGACTCACGACGACAACCAAGCCAGCGCAGGCATCAAGTACGACGCCGACCAGCACCGCACCGTGCTTCGCTGTTTCGCCGGATGCCCCGACGGTCTGATCCTCGACAGTCTGGGACTGACCGTCGGTGACCTGTTCGACCGGCAAGCCATCGGTTCGCCAAGGCATGTGCCGACACTCCGGCAGGGAGCATCACAGCGGACGCGCGCAGCGACTCCCCTGCCCCGCAAGAAGCGCGGTCTCGGCAAGCAGATCGGCTGGCCGGAAGAAGTCGCTCAATACGTTTACCGCGACATCCACGGACAGCGCGTCGGGCGAGTAATCCGGACTCGGACCGAACATGAGCACGGCGTCTCGAAGGGTTTTTACCTGCGCCGATACGACCCGGCAACCGATACCTGGCCGCTGGGAGCGTTCGAGCCGATCCTGTACCGGCTGCCTCAGATCGCCGCGGCAATCCACGAGGGACAAACCATCTGGATCTGCGAAGGCGAGAAGGACGCCAACCGTGCCGCCGGCCTCGGGCTCGCCGCGACCTGCAACGCGCTGGGTGCCGGATCGTTCACCCCTACCCACGCCCAACAACTGGCCGGTGCGCGCCGTGTCGTCATCGTGGCTGACCGCGACCGGGCCGGTTACGCACACGCCCGCGCAGTCCGCAAGCTGGTACTCCCTCTGGTGCGCGAGCTGGTGATTGTCGAGGCGCGCGATGGGAAGGACTTCAGCGACCACATCGACGCAGGTCACGGTCTCGAAGATTTCGACCCGGTGAGCCAGCTCGGCTATACCGACTCCGACGTCGCGGACTTGGTCGACCTGCGGCTCGACGCCTCCGACGACGAAGCGCGGATGGATAGCGACCCCGAGGCGGCGCGGCTCATCGCATCCGTGGGCTCACCTGCGCCTCAACAGTATTCCGGCTCATCAGCAGACCACGTAGGGCCGCATGCGCTGACCGGATACCTGTCGGACTCCATCAGCCGCCGCGACGACGGGATTGCGCCGTGAACGCGCCACATGCCGTCATCCGCAGGACAACGTCAGCCAACACGTCTCGGACATGGAGGTCAGATGACTGAAATCGATGAAATCACACAGCAATTGACACGCTCCGCTGCCCACACCCTGCGAGCGGCGCGTTTGGCCGTCGACCGCCACCGCCAACGGACCGGACGCCAGCGAGACGAGGACCGCCGTGAACGCGAGCATCGCCTCCGCGTCTTCGAAACCCAATTGCGCACCACAGTCCTTCAGCGCCAACTGGCAGCCAAACAGGGCAACGACCAGATCGCTGCCGAACTTGCTGCGGTCGAACGCGATCAAAAGG encodes:
- a CDS encoding toprim domain-containing protein, coding for MTASTESGTSFELIHQALLAVSGQPASEGAWTTFLCPTHDDNQASAGIKYDADQHRTVLRCFAGCPDGLILDSLGLTVGDLFDRQAIGSPRHVPTLRQGASQRTRAATPLPRKKRGLGKQIGWPEEVAQYVYRDIHGQRVGRVIRTRTEHEHGVSKGFYLRRYDPATDTWPLGAFEPILYRLPQIAAAIHEGQTIWICEGEKDANRAAGLGLAATCNALGAGSFTPTHAQQLAGARRVVIVADRDRAGYAHARAVRKLVLPLVRELVIVEARDGKDFSDHIDAGHGLEDFDPVSQLGYTDSDVADLVDLRLDASDDEARMDSDPEAARLIASVGSPAPQQYSGSSADHVGPHALTGYLSDSISRRDDGIAP
- a CDS encoding C40 family peptidase, whose protein sequence is MDNSKALLAAALTIPLLIVITLFVVFGADFDGGCTSSTPQPASVVTGLDRLTPRQQQIAAIIIGRGQLRKLPSKALVIAVAVGQDESNLLNLANPSVPESMSLPNDGMGHDHASVGVFQQQPWWGSIPDLMNPAVASDKFYDALLKVPDWQAMPVATAAATVQRNLNGAADYARYEAAASQIVTRIAPALAPVNDMAACAAFGSSAIGRRIAAAAASQIGVTYAWGGGDITGPTQGKHDYGPADRFGDYLKIGWDCSGLTQWSVFQATRKAIARTSEAQSAGGTPIDPASAQPGDLVFFGGTATAHHVGVYLGKGLMVDAPQSGEKVRQEPVAGFGGPVTYRRYG